Proteins from a genomic interval of Rosa chinensis cultivar Old Blush chromosome 2, RchiOBHm-V2, whole genome shotgun sequence:
- the LOC112190962 gene encoding nuclear transport factor 2, with product MALQTAIPPVIPSAQVVANAFIAQYYHILHHNPGHVYRFYQDSSVMSRPDFDGVMRSVTTMQGINEKILSFDYKEYKAEIETADAQNSYKDGVTVLVTGCLTSKDNLKRKFAQSFFLAPQENGFFVLNDVFRYVEDGELLKNHSVNNDATTVHFNQEPEPTRVLDPPTPDLETTQVEEDQFVIEKAFDTSDQDRQSANEKESDTERPSYSNGNDVHVAVESTSTTAQEDGPKQSYASIVKVAKGSPGPNKVYVPTNTVKVAPKKTENSLPAPAASASVPEASAPTSTSTLEGSETNEEVEGYSIYIRNLPLSVTADQLEVEFKKFGPIKEGGIQVRNKKLQGYCFGFVEFLSLSSMNSAIQASPITVGGRQAIIEIKRTNTRIGSSGSGSFTSGRGGFRGDSFRGHGSYGGGRSFVRSEYVNRAEFSGRGRGRVGRGGEGYRPGRGDSHQQGRGEGYQQGRGDSYHQGRGDSYQQGRGDGYQHGRGEVYQQRRVDGYHQGRGDGYQQGRGRGGRPSGPKHNAVSA from the exons ATGGCTTTGCAGACAGCGATTCCTCCAGTGATCCCCAGTGCTCAAGTTGTTGCAAATGCTTTCATCGCGCAGTATTACCATATTCTTCATCACAACCCTGGCCATGTCTATAGATTTTATCAGGATTCAAGTGTGATGAGCCGGCCTGATTTCGACGGTGTGATGAGATCGGTGACCACAATGCAA GGAATCAATGAGAAAATCCTTTCCTTTGATTACAAGGAATATAAGGCAGAGATAGAAACAGCAGATGCTCAGAACTCTTATAAAGATGGGGTGACTGTGTTAGTTACTGGATGCTTGACAAGCAAGGATAACTTGAAAAGGAAATTCGCTCAATCATTTTTTCTTGCCCCACAAGAGAATGGTTTTTTTGTATTGAATGATGTCTTTAGGTATGTAGAAGATGGAGAACTGTTGAAAAACCATTCAGTTAATAATGATGCCACAACAGTCCACTTTAACCAAGAACCAG AACCAACTCGTGTTCTGGATCCTCCCACACCGGATCTGGAAACTACTCAAGTTGAAGAGGATCAATTTGTTATTGAGAAAGCTTTTGACACATCGGACCAGGATAGACAATCAGCTAATGAGAAAGAATCTGATACCGAACGCCCATCTTATTCAAATGGGAATGATGTCCATGTTGCAGTTGAATCAACTTCTACTACAGCCCAAGAAGATGGCCCAAAGCAGTCTTATGCATCAATT GTAAAAGTAGCCAAAGGAAGTCCAGGACCAAATAAAGTTTATGTGCCCACTAACACCGTAAAAGTTGCTCCTAAGAAAACAGAGAATTCTTTGCCTGCACCAGCTGCATCTGCTTCTGTGCCTGAAGCATCAGCTCCAACTAGCACCAGTACTCTTGAGGGCAGTGAGACTAATGAGGAAG TTGAGGGCTATTCTATATACATACGTAATTTGCCCTTGAGTGTGACGGCTGATCAGCTTGAGGTTGAATTCAAGAAATTTGGACCAATAAAGGAAGGAGGCATCCAAGTCCGAAATAAGAAG CTTCAGGGATactgttttggatttgttgaaTTTCTGTCTCTAAGTTCCATGAATAGCGCCATTCAG GCTTCACCAATCACTGTTGGGGGCCGTCAAGCTATCATCGAGATAAAGAGAACTAACACACGTA TTGGTAGCAGTGGAAGTGGTTCATTCACTTCTGGAAGGGGAGGGTTTCGGGGTGACAGCTTTAGGGGCCATGGTAGTTATGGTGGTGGCCGGAGCTTTGTTAGAAGTGAGTATGTGAACAGGGCTGAATTCTCAGGTCGAGGCAGGGGTCGAGTTGGGCGTGGCGGAGAAGGTTATCGACCAGGGAGAGGAGACAGTCATCAACAAGGTAGAGGAGAGGGTTATCAACAAGGGAGAGGAGACAGTTATCACCAAGGTAGAGGAGACAGTTATCAACAAGGGAGAGGAGACGGTTATCAACATGGGAGAGGAGAAGTTTATCAACAAAGGAGAGTAGACGGTTATCATCAAGGGAGAGGAGACGGTTATCAGCAAGGGAGAGGAAGAGGTGGCCGTCCAAGTGGACCAAAGCATAATGCGGTTTCAGCATGA